A genome region from Trichosurus vulpecula isolate mTriVul1 chromosome 5, mTriVul1.pri, whole genome shotgun sequence includes the following:
- the TMEM209 gene encoding transmembrane protein 209, with protein MQREQSPSACLIDRTIRMRKETEDRKVVLAWGLLNVSVAGMIYTEMTGKLLSSYYNVTYWPLWYIELVLASVFSLNALFDFWRYFKYTVAPTNLVISPGQQTLLGLKTTVVQTTPPRELVANNIPPSTPSPPIQGQSVLSYSPSRSPSTSPKFTMTGYSPQLQGLSSGSSGSYSPGGVTYAPSSSYSKMSGYSPSPGCSPYPTTIGPAESSGLRSRYRASPTVYNSPTGKEDYMTDLRTLDNFLRGEEEKQHRVQLGSTDSTSPSSSPTFWNYSRSMGDYAQTLKKFQYQLACRSQAPSANKDETDLGSKQAAEEVWARVTMNRQLLEHMDSWTAKFRNWINETILVPLVQEIDSVSTQMRRMGCPELQIGEASITSLKQAALVKAPLIPTLNTIVQYLDLTPNQEYLFERIKELSQGGCMSSFRWNRGGDFKARKWDTDLPTDSAIIMHVFCTYLDSRLPPHPKYPDGKTFTSQHFVQTPNKPDITNENVFCIYQSNINPPHYELIYQRHVYSLPKDRNNMFHTLLMFLYIIKTKESGMLGRVNLGLSGVNILWIFGK; from the exons ATGCAAAGAGAACAGAGTCCTTCTGCTTGCCTCATCGATAGAACCATAAGgatgaggaaagagacagaagataGAAAAGTGGTTTTAGCTTGGGGACTCCTAAATGTTTCTGTGGCCGGCATGATATATACAGAAAT gacTGGGaaattattaagttcctactataatGTTACATACTGGCCCCTTTGGTATATTG AGCTTGTACTTGCATCTGTCTTCAGCCTGAATGCTTTATTTGATTTCTGGAGGTATTTCAAATATACTGTAGCACCTACAAATCTGGTCATCAGTCCTGGACAGCAAACACTTTTAGGATTGAAAACAACTG TTGTGCAAACCACTCCTCCACGTGAACTGGTGGCAAACAATATTCCTCCCTCTACACCTTCTCCTCCAATACAGGGCCAGAGTGTGTTGAGTTATAGCCCATCTCGCTCCCCCAGTACAAGCCCCAAGTTCACTATGACGGGATATAGCCCTCAACTTCAAGGCCTGTCATCGGGCAGCAGTGGTTCTTACAGCCCTGGTGGAGTGACCTACGCACCTAGCAGTAGTTATAGTAAG ATGTCTGGTTATAGTCCTTCCCCTGGTTGTTCTCCATATCCTACAACCATTGGTCCAGCAGAGAGCTCTGGCTTGAGATCTCGGTACCGGGCTTCACCAACTGTGTATAACTCTCCAACTGGCAAAGAAGACTACATGACAGATCTCAGAACCCTGGACAATTTTCTtcgaggggaagaagagaagcaacatAGGGTTCAgctgg GGAGTACAGATTCTACTTCACCTTCTAGCAGTCCCACTTTCTGGAACTATAGTCGCTCCATGGGCGATTATGCACAGACGCTAAAGAAATTTCAATACCAGCTGGCTTGCAGGTCTCAGGCCCCAAGTGCTAACAAGGATGAAACTGACCTTGGTTCTAAACAGGCTGCAGAAGAg GTGTGGGCAAGAGTGACTATGAATCGACAGCTTCTTGAACACATGGATTCATGGACTGCCAAGTTTAGAAAT tggATCAATGAAACAATATTAGTGCCACTTGTCCAAGAAATTGATTCTGTCAGTACACAAATGAGAAGAATGGGCTGCCCAGAGCTACAAATAGGAG aaGCTAGTATAACTAGCTTGAAACAAGCTGCCTTGGTCAAAGCCCCACTCATTCCAACTTTGAATACTATAGTGCAATATCTAGACCTTACTCCAAACCAGGAATACTTATTTGAAAGGATCAAAG AACTCTCTCAAGGTGGTTGCATGAGCTCATTCCGATGGAATAGAGGTGGGGACTTCAAAGCACGAAAATGGGATACAGACCTGCCCACCGATTCTGCT ATCATCATGCATGTATTCTGCACTTACCTTGACTCTCGACTACCTCCACATCCTAAGTATCCTGATGGAAAAACATTTACTTCTCAGCACTTTGTTCAGACACCAAATAAACCAG ACATTACAAATGAAAACGTTTTTTGCATCTACCAGAGCAACATTAATCCTCCCCATTATGAGCTGATTTACCAGCGTCACGTCTACAGTCTTCCAAAG gaTAGAAATAACATGTTCCATACGTTATTGATGTTCTTATACATCATAAAGACCAAAGAGTCAGGAATGCTTGG gagggttAATCTCGGCCTTTCAGGAGTGAACATTTTGTGGATTTTTGGAAAATAG
- the SSMEM1 gene encoding serine-rich single-pass membrane protein 1, with translation MGLLFSLFWEMDPPSKPLNFIPKPEYECGKDDSCGAVGNFLLWYFIIMLFLMIFYRTALWMSEKKGASLSTDSGTSNPGCKDAYCKRHSKGTIWESFRKIFKKKPKHMQLSPVTDSEVALVNAYLERRRARLQTQLSQMNQGLHDSDTTDRDSIDSNSGASSWKESETEHRPTPASLRRRKIAQRQRNLGSYQIRERPCLHCKAMRTSEWLTRHFLHPPAEAPPVDGDILEEGSLIEINTKFSRI, from the exons ATGggactccttttttcccttttctgggaGATGGACCCTCCCAGCAAGCCTTTGAATTTCATTCCAAAACCGGAGTATGAATGCGGAAAGGATGACTCTTGTGGGGCAGTAGGGAACTTTCTGCTTTGGTACTTTATCATCATGTTATTCCTGATGATCTTCTATAGGACTGCTCTCTGG ATGTCTGAGAAAAAGGGTGCATCACTATCAACAGACAGTGGGACAAGCAATCCAGGATGTAAAG ATGCCTACTGTAAGCGACATAGCAAAGGCACCATCTGGGAATCTTTTAGAAAGATCTTTAAGAAGAAACCAAAACATATGCAGCTTTCACCTGTCACTGACTCGGAAGTGGCACTTGTTAATGCCTACCTAGAAAGGAGAAGAGCCAGACTTCAGACTCAGCTGAGCCAGATGAATCAAGGCCTCCATGATAGCGATACCACCGACAGGGACAGTATAGACTCTAACTCAGGAGCTTCCTCCTGGAAGGAGAGTGAGACTGAACACCGTCCAACACCAGCCAGCCTTAGAAGAAGAAAGATAGCTCAAAGGCAGAGGAACCTTGGAAGCTACCAAATCAGGGAAAGGCCTTGCCTCCACTGCAAAGCCATGAGAACCAGTGAGTGGCTGACTCGCCACTTCCTTCATCCTCCTGCAGAAGCTCCTCCAGTGGATGGAGATATTCTGGAGGAGGGTTCCCTAATAGAAATTAACACAAAATTCAGTAGAATTTGA